One genomic segment of Motacilla alba alba isolate MOTALB_02 chromosome 1A, Motacilla_alba_V1.0_pri, whole genome shotgun sequence includes these proteins:
- the MANSC1 gene encoding MANSC domain-containing protein 1 encodes MAGSEKEAREEEGRLEGRRKAGRVGKQEFQEEEEEGRQTGGGQQASRARLPRPLLPDVPGQPRFPRAAVPIPAGLCRCLPDPSLRAGVARRCPGNACPPREQRLPLAANPGRAGGAPRGPARVTMSRGGSRWPVRLLVLTCLTAGPALSQECSAEKMENSIIDIDLSLPRGVRGAEPLRVPSAGACVRACCSGPRLAGDKKCNLVIFYAARTSTHPNCYLFYCPSTEACPMKPATGLVSYKITTDIHALEDKSIKTENFSSNEYSLPSDAGTFLSHSQDIHQNHTASLEQSVFHQASELLNHIGKHLDNMELHTVSPESQRAKESESLDPISRQQVINGPPSKPSAAPVGDPTASFPTTARAGAPETSRASLAPLPTGTAQLESLRTSLHPVAAKPTTAASPPAAAPAAKTAVPATSIAVTQVPLPKPTNSASPSTTVPVTMTSGSAATLSGLTTPAMAPQPTVVSSSDTSHVTLLSLPGFILSSDSPASSQNDLRGYDPTDSEGSLLEGVLRGKGVFQLGEKSSLVAALFFGVIFLLLVIVLTGKKIHESLQKRHYTRLDYLINGMYADV; translated from the exons ATGGCGGGCAGTGAGAAGGAAGCAAGAGAGGAGGAGGGCAGGctggaaggcaggaggaaggcaggTAGGGTAGGTaagcaggaattccaggaggaggaggaggagggcaggcagaCAGGAGGAGGGCAGCAGGCGTCCCGGGCCCGCCTCCCACGGCCCCTCCTCCCGGACGTGCCGGGACAGCCGCGGTTCCCCCGAGCCGCCGTCCCGATCCCTGCCGGGCTCTGCCGCTGCCTTCCCGACCCCTCGCTGCGGGCAGGGGTAGCCCGGAGGTGCCCCGGGAACGCGTGCCCGCCCCGGGAGCAGCGGCTGCCGCTGGCCGCGAATCCCGGCCGTGCCGGAGGAGCCCCGCGGGGACCGGCCCGGGTCACCATGTCCCGCGGGGGCAGCCGCTGGCCGGTTCGCCTGCTGGTGCTCACCTGCCTGACGGCCGGGCCGGCGCTGAGCCAGGAGTGCTCCGCGGAGAAGATGGAGAATTCCATCATCGATATAGACTTGTCCCTGCCCCGCGGCGTCCGGGGCGCGGAGCCGCTGCGCGTCCCCAGCGCGGGTGCGTGTGTCCGCGCCTGCTGCTCGGGGCCCCGGCTCGCAG GAGACAAGAAGTGtaatttggttattttttatgCTGCAAGAACAAGTACACATCCAAACTGCTATTTGTTTTACTGTCCTAGCACTGAGGCTTGCCCAATGAAACCTGCAACAGGACTTGTGAGCTACAAGATAACTACAG aCATTCATGCCCTAGAGGATAAATCCATCAAAACTGAGAACTTTTCTTCAAATGAGTATTCTTTGCCTTCGGATGCTGGAACCTTTCTTTCTCACAGTCAGGACATCCATCAGAATCACACTGCCAGTTTGGAGCAGTCTGTCTTTCATCAGGCCTCTGAACTCCTGAACCACATAGGcaagcatttggacaacatGGAACTTCATACAGTTTCTCCTGAATCTCAAAGAGCAAAAGAATCTGAGAGCTTAGACCCCATCTCAAGGCAGCAGGTAATTAATGGGCCACCAAGCAagccttctgctgctccagttGGAGACCCCACTGCTTCCTTCCCCACCACTGCTCGGGCAGGTGCCCCTGAGACCAGCAGAGCTTCTCTTGCTCCTCTGCCGacaggcactgcccagctggagTCTCTTAGAACCTCTCTGCATCCTGTTGCTGCCAAGCCAaccacagctgcctctccacctgctgcagcccctgcagctaaaactgctgtccctgccaccaGCATCGCTGTTACTCAGGTTCCTCTTCCCAAGCCCAcaaattctgcttctccttccaCAACCGTGCCAGTCACCATGACTTCTGGATCTGCTGCTACCCTATCAGGGCTAACGACTCCAGCCATGGCTCCTCAGCCAACAGTTGTCTCTTCCAGTGATACCAGCCATGTGACCCTCCTCTCTTTGCCAGGTTTCATTCTGTCCAGCGATTCCCCCGCATCTTCTCAAAATGACCTTCGGGGTTATGACCCAACTGACTCAGAAGGCTCCCTGTTAGAAGGTGTTCTGAGAGGGAAAGGTGTCTTtcagctgggggaaaaaagcagccttgtagcagctttgttttttggggtgatATTCTTGTTGCTAGTTATTGTGCTGACAGGGAAGAAAATCCATGAATCTCTTCAGAAGAGGCATTACACCAGGCTGGATTATTTGATCAATGGAATGTATGCTGATGTCTGA